In Myotis daubentonii chromosome 6, mMyoDau2.1, whole genome shotgun sequence, a genomic segment contains:
- the CCNC gene encoding cyclin-C isoform X3, protein MAPTCVFLASKVEEFGVVSNTRLTAAATSVLKTRFSYAFPKEFPYRMNHILECEFYLLELMDCCLIVYHPYRPLLQYVQDMGQEDMLLPLAWRIVNDTYRTDLCLLYPPFMIALACLHVACVVQQKDARQWFAELSVDMEKILEIIRVILKLYEQWKNFDERKEMATILSKMPKPKPPPNSEGEQGPNGSQNSSYSQS, encoded by the exons ATGGCTCCTACTTGTGTGTTTTTGGCATCCAAAGTAGAG gaaTTTGGAGTTGTCTCAAATACAAGACTGACTGCTGCTGCTACTTCTGTAT TAAAAACTAGATTTTCATATGCCTTTCCAAAGGAATTTCCTTATAGGATGAACCAT ATATTAGAATGTGAATTCTATCTTTTAGAACTAATG GATTGTTGCTTGATAGTGTATCATCCTTATAGACCTTTGCTCCAGTATGTGCAGGACATGGGCCAAGAAGACATGTTGCTTCCCCTTGCATG GAGGATAGTGAATGATACCTACAGAACGGATCTTTGCCTACTGTATCCTCCTTTCATGATAGCTTTAG CTTGCCTACATGTAGCCTGTGTTGTACAGCAGAAAGATGCCAGACAGTGGTTTGCTGAGCTTTCTGTGGATATGGAGAAG atttTGGAAATAATCAgggttattttaaaactatatgaaCAGTGGAAGAATTTTGATGAGAGAAAAGAGATGGCAACTATTCTTAGCAAGATGCCAAAACCAAAACCTCCTCCAAACAG TGAAGGAGAGCAGGGTCCAAATGGAAGTCAGAATTCTAGCTACAGCCAATCTTAA
- the TSTD3 gene encoding thiosulfate sulfurtransferase/rhodanese-like domain-containing protein 3, with the protein MPLQRLLLAGARRAVFRSAEPALRGLNSIKGNWHNFCTAVYKDVTYEELKNLLNSKKIMLIDVRNTWEIIECGKIPGSVNIPLNEVGEALQMNPEDFKEKYNEIKPSKSDSLIFSCAAGLRSKKALDTAISLGFTRSQHYAGGWKEWSTYEDSEKKQGN; encoded by the exons ATGCCGCTGCAGAGGTTGCTGCTCGCTGGTGCGCGCCGCGCGGTCTTCAGGTCCGCGGAGCCTGCGCTGCGGG GTTTGAACTCAATAAAAGGAAACTGGCACAATTTTTGTACTGCTGTTTATAAAGATGTAACTTATGAGGAACTGAAAAACCTCTTGAATTCCAAAAAAATCATGTTAATTGATGTTAGAAACACATGGGAAATTATTGAGTGTGGAAAAATCCCTGGGTCTGTCAATATACCAT TAAATGAGGTAGGTGAAGCTCTACAGATGAACCCAGAAGACTTCAAGGAGAAGTATAATGAAATAAAGCCATCCAAATCTGACAGTCTAATATTTTCCTGTGCAGCTGGCCTGAGAAGCAAGAAGGCTCTGGACACAGCAATATCTTTGGGCTTTACCAG GTCTCAACACTATGCTGGAGGATGGAAGGAATGGTCTACCTATGAAGATTCAGAGAAGaaacaaggaaactga
- the CCNC gene encoding cyclin-C isoform X2 yields the protein MAGNFWQSSHYLQWILDEQDLLKERQKDLKFLSEEEYWKLQIFFTNVIQALGEHLKLRQQVIATATVYFKRFYARYSLKSIDPVLMAPTCVFLASKVEEFGVVSNTRLTAAATSVLKTRFSYAFPKEFPYRMNHILECEFYLLELMDCCLIVYHPYRPLLQYVQDMGQEDMLLPLAWRIVNDTYRTDLCLLYPPFMIALACLHVACVVQQKDARQWFAELSVDMEKILEIIRVILKLYEQWKNFDERKEMATILSKMPKPKPPPNRSSLSDSPLVAGPEAAR from the exons ATGGCAGGGAACTTTTGGCAGAGCTCCCATTA TTTGCAATGGATTTTGGATGAACAAGATCTGTTGAAGGAACGCCAAAAGGACTTAAAGTTTCTTTCAGAAGAAGAATATTggaaattacaaatattttttacaaatg ttatccAAGCATTAGGTGAACATCTTAAGTTAAGACAACAAGTTATTGCCACTGCTACAGTCTATTTCAAGAGATTCTATGCCAG GTATTCTCTGAAAAGTATAGATCCTGTATTAATGGCTCCTACTTGTGTGTTTTTGGCATCCAAAGTAGAG gaaTTTGGAGTTGTCTCAAATACAAGACTGACTGCTGCTGCTACTTCTGTAT TAAAAACTAGATTTTCATATGCCTTTCCAAAGGAATTTCCTTATAGGATGAACCAT ATATTAGAATGTGAATTCTATCTTTTAGAACTAATG GATTGTTGCTTGATAGTGTATCATCCTTATAGACCTTTGCTCCAGTATGTGCAGGACATGGGCCAAGAAGACATGTTGCTTCCCCTTGCATG GAGGATAGTGAATGATACCTACAGAACGGATCTTTGCCTACTGTATCCTCCTTTCATGATAGCTTTAG CTTGCCTACATGTAGCCTGTGTTGTACAGCAGAAAGATGCCAGACAGTGGTTTGCTGAGCTTTCTGTGGATATGGAGAAG atttTGGAAATAATCAgggttattttaaaactatatgaaCAGTGGAAGAATTTTGATGAGAGAAAAGAGATGGCAACTATTCTTAGCAAGATGCCAAAACCAAAACCTCCTCCAAACAG AAGTTCCCTGAGTGATTCTCCACTAGTGGCAGGGCCTGAAGCTGCAAGATGA
- the CCNC gene encoding cyclin-C isoform X1, with amino-acid sequence MAGNFWQSSHYLQWILDEQDLLKERQKDLKFLSEEEYWKLQIFFTNVIQALGEHLKLRQQVIATATVYFKRFYARYSLKSIDPVLMAPTCVFLASKVEEFGVVSNTRLTAAATSVLKTRFSYAFPKEFPYRMNHILECEFYLLELMDCCLIVYHPYRPLLQYVQDMGQEDMLLPLAWRIVNDTYRTDLCLLYPPFMIALACLHVACVVQQKDARQWFAELSVDMEKILEIIRVILKLYEQWKNFDERKEMATILSKMPKPKPPPNSEGEQGPNGSQNSSYSQS; translated from the exons ATGGCAGGGAACTTTTGGCAGAGCTCCCATTA TTTGCAATGGATTTTGGATGAACAAGATCTGTTGAAGGAACGCCAAAAGGACTTAAAGTTTCTTTCAGAAGAAGAATATTggaaattacaaatattttttacaaatg ttatccAAGCATTAGGTGAACATCTTAAGTTAAGACAACAAGTTATTGCCACTGCTACAGTCTATTTCAAGAGATTCTATGCCAG GTATTCTCTGAAAAGTATAGATCCTGTATTAATGGCTCCTACTTGTGTGTTTTTGGCATCCAAAGTAGAG gaaTTTGGAGTTGTCTCAAATACAAGACTGACTGCTGCTGCTACTTCTGTAT TAAAAACTAGATTTTCATATGCCTTTCCAAAGGAATTTCCTTATAGGATGAACCAT ATATTAGAATGTGAATTCTATCTTTTAGAACTAATG GATTGTTGCTTGATAGTGTATCATCCTTATAGACCTTTGCTCCAGTATGTGCAGGACATGGGCCAAGAAGACATGTTGCTTCCCCTTGCATG GAGGATAGTGAATGATACCTACAGAACGGATCTTTGCCTACTGTATCCTCCTTTCATGATAGCTTTAG CTTGCCTACATGTAGCCTGTGTTGTACAGCAGAAAGATGCCAGACAGTGGTTTGCTGAGCTTTCTGTGGATATGGAGAAG atttTGGAAATAATCAgggttattttaaaactatatgaaCAGTGGAAGAATTTTGATGAGAGAAAAGAGATGGCAACTATTCTTAGCAAGATGCCAAAACCAAAACCTCCTCCAAACAG TGAAGGAGAGCAGGGTCCAAATGGAAGTCAGAATTCTAGCTACAGCCAATCTTAA